The sequence below is a genomic window from Dictyostelium discoideum AX4 chromosome 5 chromosome, whole genome shotgun sequence.
TAAtagttattttattattatttatttaaatatcttcttaatattaatatttactaTAAcccaataattataaaaaaatagaacaaACGTTGTAggtaaaattattaacaaacCAATagaatataatattaattgggATTTTCATCTTGACCCAGACTCAGTTACTTTTTTTGAATCTGAAACAGAggtaaatttatatttaataatatttttattttatttatttattttttaaaaaatatttaacaaaGTCAATTAAcatgtaaattaaaaatatttaaaaaaaaaaaaaaaaaaaatagttttgtAACCAAAAATTCCAGTATGTAAATGGATATATTGATAAACTTTGTGAAAGTgataattgttatttttgcCCATGGGATGGTTCACTTGTTAGGGAATTATATTTTGGAGATATTAAACAAGATCTATTACTTcgtaataatgaaaatcaacAAGTAAAACAAGTATATGAAGGTGATATTAAACAAGATTTAATTCGtcgtaaaaataaaattcatccAGAAAAACAAATGCATGAAGAGGATATTAAACAACAAGTTTTTTTCCGTATCAAAAATATTCATGAAAAACCAGTTTATGAAGGTGATATCAAACAAGATTTATTACGtcgtaaaaataaaaataatccagAGAAACAAGTATATGAAGGTGATATTAAACAAGATTTATTACGTCGTAAATATTATGATAAATCTCAATCAACCCAAGTATATCAAGGTGATGTGATTCAAGATATATTACGTTCAATAAATCgtcaagaaaaagaaatttatgaAGGTGATATCAAACAAGATTTATTACGTcgtaataatcaaaataatcaagaaAAACAAGTTTATGAAAGTGATATCAAACAAGATATTTTACGTCGTAAATATTATGAAAAATCCCAATCAACCCAAGTATATCAAGGTGATATGACTCAAGATATATTACGTTCATTAAATCGTCAAGAAAAAGGAGTTTATGAAGGTGATATCAAACAAGATTTATTACGTCGTAAGTATTATGATAAATCTCAATCAAACCAAGTATATCAAGGTGATGTGATTCAAGATATTTTACGTTCTATAAATCGTGATAAAAAACCAGTTTATGAAGGTGATATCAAACAAGATTTGTTGCTTcgtaataatcaaaatccaCAAGAGAAATCAATATATGAAGGTGATATCAAACAAGATATATTACGTCGTAAAAATCTTGATAAATCTCAATCAATACAATTTTATCCAGGTGATATTATTCAAGATATTTTACGTGTTTTAAATCGTGAGGAAAAAGAAGTTTATGATGGTGATATTAAACAAGACTTATTATCTCGTAAAAATCTTGCCAAATATCAATCAACAGAAGTATATCCAGGTGATGTCATTCAAGATGTTTTACGTGTATTAAATCATGATGAAAAAGAAGTTTATGAAGTTGATATCAAACAAGACTTGTTACGtcgtaataataaaaatccaCAAGAGAAACCAGTATATGAAGGTGATATTAAACAAGATATTTTACGTCGTAATAATCTTGATAAATCTCAACCAAAACAAGTATATCCAGGTGATACTATTCAAGATATTTTACGTATTATTAATCGTGATGAGAAAGTTTACGAAGGTGATATTAAACAAGACTTATCAGGTCGTAAAAATCATCAAGAGAAAACTGTTTATGAAGGTGATATCAAACAAGACTTATTACGTCGTAAAAATCTTG
It includes:
- the cigA gene encoding hypothetical protein (P14606 Cyclic AMP-inducible protein BP74 precursor); translated protein: MNKFYSLPLIIILIISCGAFFIHGEEAYFEYRIHNEKFIFKLSDDIKIQHARRVLSGDEISLTNVVGKIINKPIEYNINWDFHLDPDSVTFFESETEFCNQKFQYVNGYIDKLCESDNCYFCPWDGSLVRELYFGDIKQDLLLRNNENQQVKQVYEGDIKQDLIRRKNKIHPEKQMHEEDIKQQVFFRIKNIHEKPVYEGDIKQDLLRRKNKNNPEKQVYEGDIKQDLLRRKYYDKSQSTQVYQGDVIQDILRSINRQEKEIYEGDIKQDLLRRNNQNNQEKQVYESDIKQDILRRKYYEKSQSTQVYQGDMTQDILRSLNRQEKGVYEGDIKQDLLRRKYYDKSQSNQVYQGDVIQDILRSINRDKKPVYEGDIKQDLLLRNNQNPQEKSIYEGDIKQDILRRKNLDKSQSIQFYPGDIIQDILRVLNREEKEVYDGDIKQDLLSRKNLAKYQSTEVYPGDVIQDVLRVLNHDEKEVYEVDIKQDLLRRNNKNPQEKPVYEGDIKQDILRRNNLDKSQPKQVYPGDTIQDILRIINRDEKVYEGDIKQDLSGRKNHQEKTVYEGDIKQDLLRRKNLDKPDSKQVYPGDVIQDILRVINRDEKEVYEGDIKQDLLHRNNKNRQEKPVYEGDIKQDLLRRNNKNHQEEQVYQGDIIQDILRVLNHEEKEVYEGDIKQNLLRRKNHDHPEKEIYEGDIKQDLLRRNNKNHQEKLVYEGDIKQDLLRRNNKNHKEEQVYQGDIIQDILRVLNHGEKEVNEDEIEKDLMQRKNHHQEEEASEDLEEEIGKLWNKQSQAFVEQHPNQHNNQKTIHLSRQ